The following proteins are encoded in a genomic region of Channa argus isolate prfri chromosome 3, Channa argus male v1.0, whole genome shotgun sequence:
- the LOC137124626 gene encoding sialic acid-binding Ig-like lectin 13: MRSISKWMCRPPSSCSRHVRGAAMSLTAAVNGFVVFLLSVSVIHGQDGWGVNYTSTDICAINGSTVDINCTYKYPPDKYIRVLKRIWFTKGPDNNPENLTTDSHYTGRVKFLCDDKVCTLRIADLRQNDSAVYKFRFETNQSDGKFTGQPGVKLSVTALSVQVIKAASYPGSNMVEMQCNSSCDLPTYIWYNKGQKFEGQTSSNISVSVHVTDSFSCAVKGQETFPSPSVCEFPQHSSTNTPTPAVSKPLYHPKLPSVSVSPSAEIVEGSSVNLTCSSDANPAASYTWYKDNEDSPKASGQIFTITDFRPEHSGNYYCEAQNTIGRQTSDLHFIGQPGISTAGVTAAVLLPLLLPLLILLCVYVWIRRVSKESSEPEERTDKGEQCLPDQGQTEEQDNLQYASVHFSEKQADAVYSNIRAAQPSRQEQEVTEYSPLRFIRDSTAPRFQSQDTEENPAALYSTINKT; encoded by the exons ATGAGAAGCATCAGCAAATGGATGTGTCGTCCTCCTTCTAGCTGTTCCAG ACACGTGAGAGgagcagctatgagtttaacagcagcagtgaatggATTTGTCgtcttccttctctctgtgtcag TGATACATGGTCAGGATGGCTGGGGAGTGAATTACACTTCTACTGACATCTGTGCTATAAACGGATCAACAGTGGACATAAACTGCACCTACAAATACCCACCTGATAAATATATCAGAGTTTTAAAGAGAATATGGTTTACTAAAGGACCTGATAATAACCCTGAGAATCTGACAACAGACTCACATTACACAGGTCGTGTGAAGTTTCTCTGTGATGACAAAGTCTGTACTCTGAGAATCGCAGACCTGAGACAGAACGACTCAGCTGTGTACAAGTTCAGATTTGAAACAAACCAATCAGATGGGAAATTTACTGGTCAACCTGGAGTCAAATTGTCTGTTACAG ctctcaGTGTGCAGGTGATCAAAGCAGCATCATATCCAGGTTCTAACATGGTGGAGATGCAGTGTAACAGCAGCTGTGATCTACCTACATACATCTGGTACAACAAGGGACAGAAATTTGAAGGACAAACTTCTTCTAATATTTCCGTCAGTGTTCATGTTACAGACAGTTTCTCCTGTGCTGTAAAAGGACAAGAGACGTTCCCGTctccttcagtgtgtgagtttcctcAACACTCTTCTACTAACACACCAACACCTGCTGTTTCTaaaccactgt ATCATccaaagcttccctctgtgtcagtgagtccctctgctgagatagtggagggtagttcagtgaatctgacctgtagcagtgatgctaacccagcagctagttatacctggtacaaggacaatgaagactcaccaaaagcttcaggacagatcttcaccatcactgacttcagacctgaacacagtgggaattattacTGTGAAGCCCAGAACACAATAGGACGTCAGACGTCTGACTTACATTTTATCGGTCAGCCAG GGATATCAACAGCTGGAGTAACCGCTGCTGTTCTCCTGCCTCTTCTCCTGCCTCTTCTCATACTGCTCTGTGTCTACGTATGGATTAG GAGAGTTTCCAAAGAATCATCGGAGCCCGAAGAGAGAACAGACAAAGGggaacag TGTCTACCTGatcagggacagacagaggagcAGGACAACCTTCAGTACGCCAGTGTCCACTTCTCTGAGAAACAGGCAGATGCTGTTTACTCCAACATCAGAGCAGCTCAGCCCTCCaggcaggaacaggaagtgactgagtACTCTCCTCTCAGATTTATCAGGGACAGTACAGCTCCAAG ATTTCAAAGTCAGGACACTGAAGAGAATCCAGCTGCACTGTACAGCACCATCAACAAAACCTGA